From Thermodesulfobacteriota bacterium:
TGCCGGATGAACTTCATATCGGCATCACAACAAAAAGGGAAGACCCCCGTGACGTGCTTATTACTCAAGGGGGAGAAAAACTCGACGGCCTTCCTTTAAAGGCCCGGATCGGCACGAGCAGCCTGCGACGCAGCGCCCAACTCCTGGCCCATCGGGGAGATTTTGAGATCATTTCACTCCGGGGGAACCTGGATACGCGTATACGGAAACTAAAGACAGAGTCCCTGCACGCGGTAATTGTGGCCGCGGCTGGTATCAATCGTATGGGCATTAAAGACGTGATTACTGAATATCTGCCGGTTGAGATTATGCTGCCGGCTATTGGGCAGGGGGCGCTCGGTATTGAACTCCGTCGTGAAGATAAAGACCTCCTGGAGGCCATTTCTTTCTTGAATCATATCGAAACGGCAATAACTGTGCGGGCTGAACGAGCGTATCTAAAAAGGCTTGAGGGCGGCTGTCAGGTGCCGATCGGGGCCTTTGGAGAGATACTGGATGGGCGGCTTAGCCTGCGCGGTATCGTGGCCGACCCTTCAGGCGTGCGCTTTTTTAAAAAGGACATGATCGGCTCGCTAAGTGATCCGGAAGGGCTGGGAACGGTCCTGGCCGAGGATATTTTGGATATGGGCGCACGGCAGGTGCTGGAAGAGGTATATAAACGAACTCTGAATTAGTTTTTACCCGGAAATCCAAAAATTCCGGACGGAGCAGTCAGCATGAAGCCGGTTCACCGTTGACTGTTGACCGTTTACTGAAAGAAAATGTCGGACAACGGTTAACGGTTAACGGATAGCAAAAATGCTGATGGCTGAATGCGTGAATCCGAAGACGGTAGTTTCCGGATGAACTCTGAGAATTAATGGAAAAATAACGATGTCCTGTACTCAAATGAAGAAGAGCGGAAAGGTATTTCTGGTAGGGGCCGGGCCGGGCGATCCGGGCCTGATTACGGTCAAGGCCAGAGAGGTCCTGGGTGAGGCCGAGGTGGTCATATATGACTACCTGGCCAGTAAACGCCATCTTGACTATGTCCCGGAAGAGGCGGAGCGCATCTATGTGGGGAAAAAGGGCGGCTGCCATACTATGGCGCAGGGAGACATTAACCAACTTATTGTGGAGCGTGCCAGAGAAGGGAAACGGGTGGTGCGTCTTAAGGGCGGAGATCCCTTTATCTTTGGCCGGGGTGGAGAAGAGGCCGAGGAGTTGTTTGAGGCCGGGGTGCCGTTTGAGGTGATCCCGGGCGTGACTTCGGGCATTGCTGCGGCTGCCTATGCGGGCATACCGCTAACCCACCGCCGCTATACCACAAACGTGGCCTTCATTACCGGGCATGAGGACCCGACCAAAGAGGGAAGCGGCATTGCCTGGGATAAGATTGCTACCGGCATAGGGACACTCGTTTTTTTTATGGGGGTCAAAAACCTCTCCCATATTGTAGAAAATCTCGTTGCGAATGGGAGGTCTCCTGAGACGCCCTGCGCAGTCATCCGCTGGGGTACGACTCTGAAACAGGAGACGGTCGTGGGACGCCTTTTAGATATCGTGCAGTTGGTTAAGGAAAAGGGCCTGAAACCCCCGGCCATAACCGTAGTGGGCGAGGTGGTAGGTTTACGGGAATCTCTTTCCTGGTTTGAAAACAAGCCACTTTTTGGAAGACGTATCGTGGTTACCCGTACGCGGGAACAGGCCAGTGACTTGGTGCGAAGGCTGGAAGAGTTAGGGGCGGCCTGCGAGGAATTCCCCACTATCCGCATTGTCCCTCCCGATAGCTGGGAGCCGCTGGATAAGGCCATAAAGGACATTAAAGAATTTGACTGGGTCATCTTTACGAGCGTTAACGGCGTCAAGAATTTTTTGCTGAGGTTAAAGGCTACCGGCGGTGACCTTCGTTCTCTGAGCGCGTGCAAGGTGGCTGCTATCGGCCCCAGGACAGCCGAGATGCTGGAAGACCTCTACCTTAAACTGGATTTTGTCCCTTCCGAATACCGGGCTGAGGGTATTATTGAAGGTCTGAAGGCCCTGGGTATAGCCGGTAAAAAAGTGCTTATCCCCCGGGCGGAGGTTGCGAGAGAGATATTGCCGGAGAAGTTAGCGGAAGCCGGCGCCAAGGTTAAAGTAGTGCCGGCCTACAAGACGGTCAAACCGGAGGCGGAAGAGGCTGAGGCCTTGGTCAAGCTCCTGAAAGCTGGAGAAATCGATATGGCGACCTTTACCAGTTCATCTACTGTCAGCAATTTTGTGGAGATGCTGGGAAGCGACCGGATTGTCTCCCTCTTGGAAGGAGTTGACATCGCCTGCATCGGGCCGGTCACCGCGGAGACAGCACAAAAATTTGGTATTCAGACCCAGGTCATGCCTCAGGAATACACCATCGACAGCATGGTGCAGAGTATCGAGGCGTTTTACCGCGACAAGCATCGATAAGAAACCTGGACTTCCCCCAAAAATATTAACGGATTTTATTTAACATATTGATTTTTATTAGGATATTTCATTTCAGAAATGGAATCCTTCATTCCTTCGCTTCATGGCTTCCGCGGTGACCCTATCGGGATTCGCAGGCGGGGAATGCTTGCCCCGGCATCGATGGACGCCCTAATCAGCGGCGGCGTTTCAATCCGCCACGTCTGCTAAATTCTCTTCTGCATCCTGTCGATAACGGTATTAACTCATTGATGCCGCTTTGACCGGGTAGCCTTATTATTTCAATCTCTATCCACGTAAAAATCCATTGAATATATTCTGAAAAAGTACGATAAGAATATATGACGCTCAACCAAGGGCGCCACGAAGTGGATACCAGGACCCTGCCGCAACAGCAAAAGGAGTGTCGCGCATGAATTCGGAAAAAGAAAGAAGAAAATACGAACGCATTCCAACCTTTCTTCCTATTACCTACTCTGACGGCAAAAAATTTTTCAAAGAGTATGCCCACGACGTCAGCCTGAGCGGTCTGCTGATTAAAAGCATTGATCCCTGTGAGATAGGCATGCCCCTGGATATGGCCATCGATGCGCACGTACCAATAAAGGCAAAGGGTAGGGTGGCCTGGGTAAAAAAAGATGATTACCTGTACAGGATAGGCGTTCAGTTGAAAGGGATGGATGTATATACGGCAGCCGATTGGGCTAACTTCCTGAACCGCGTACCAAAATCTACCGCTCATTAGAGCCGGCACGGGATACTCCTTACAGCCTGCCGCCGCCGTAGGAGCAGCATCCTGCTGCGACGGGCATCTGTTCGCACCTGGAAGGTGCTCCTACAATGGGGTGAGCATGGTTTCCGGATGGATACGAGCTAGGGTTTACTTATCCGGCTGACAATACCTTCCAGAAATACCTTGTCCAGGGCAGATGGCTTTCGGTGGATGGAAAAGAGATAGCGTCCTTCGACTATATCCGGCCTTAGAAAAGGCAGACAATGCCATTTGAATTCGGAAATAGGTATGGTGTTCAGGACCTCAAGATATTTGCTGCTTTTACTCCGTTTAACCGGCGTCTGGGTTTGGATGTATAAGACCCCCTTGAGCGGCTTCTTTTCTAAGAGGGCGTCGATGTCTATCTTGTCTTTAGCAATAGTCCCGATGAGTTTAATAAAGTTGACCGCTGTGAACTTCCTTTGACGGGAAAGCCGGTAATACATCTGGCTGTTTTCATCAAATCTTATTTCCTTATACCCTAATCCAGTCGCCCAGCCTTCTGAACGCACGTTTTGCCTCATAGCTACATCAATGATGCCGAGAGTAATACTTGCAGGCATCTTAAGGCATGAGCAGGCATCACTTCGGGCGGCCTGTTCTTCGCTATATCCGAGATATTGCCAGAAACTATCGGCCATTTCTCTTTGTTTGCCTATGACCGTTTCCAAAATAGCCTGCATGTCCCGGAGTTTTTTCTCTTCCCGCCGTGGGGCCTTTAGATATCGTTCTTTATGCAGAAGAAATAAATTAGGGTCTTTTGCCCAGTTGAGCTTTTCATAGGCCAGATTGATTTCAGCAGCCCGTTCTGTGCTTTTCCGGCGGGCGCTTTCTGTCTGCCTTCGCAGTTTGTCCGGATGGTGGGCCTGTTGCAGGGCGCGGTAGCAGGCCCTGACCAGGTTATAGAGGGCTTCATCATCCATGCGTGCCACAATCTGTGGTGTTATGCCGAGTATTGCGAAAGGGTTTTTCATTTTTCCGTCTTGCTTAAGGTATTTGATGCCATAGATACCTTCATGTATAGACTACAAAGGTTCGATAAATTTTGTATCTATTATACCCTAACTTACAAAATCATTCCATTTATTACCCCGGCAATTAAAAAGCCTAAATCCCCCCTCACCCCCCTTTAGAAAAGGAGGGATGGGGGGATTTGGCAAGTTTATATATTTAACTGCCGTTGTAATAACTAGATATTTTAGCGTAAAGATTCAATTGCCGATAAGAAAAGTAAGAAGAGATGAAAAGCCGGACTCAAGGGGGAGGTGCGGTTATGAATCGACATGATAGCAATAAAATGGGCGACAGGAAAATGGTGATGGAAAAAGGAGGAACGATTTATAACCTGTATATGCTGGCCTGGCCGGACCTCATGGACGAGGAGCTAAGGGTCTTTCTTGATAATAAGGGGCATTTGCCGGATGAGGGCATGAAAAGGTTCTGCGGAGAGGCAGGGGAACTCTCTGACTATTTTGATTATTTTTGCCATCGTTGAGGAGAAAGAAGATGTCCGACTATTATTACTGTCGATTTTGTCCGCGTGTGGAACGTTGCTGGCAGGTCTGGGATTATCTGGGCGGCGCTTTGTGTGAGATGCCCATATCATCCGTAAGCTTCCGGGCTCCGCGCGATTCCGAGTGCAGTGGTGACTGCGGTCAAGATAAAGAGGCCAAAAAGAATAAGTAACAAGTCTGAGTTATCCATTCCGATTGGCGATTTTTGCCTTCCTACCGGCGGAGGATCACTGATCCGTATCAGGGGTTTGTTCCAAAAATCGAATTTGATTTCTCATAACACTTTAGGTGTTTGAAACCGTCCTACATTCAAAAAAAGCTATTAATCTGGAACCCAGGAAATCAGGAAAAGATAGGCCCTCTTTATTTGGGTTTGCACTTCCCTGAGTTTCTGAGTTCCAGATTTGATATGTTTCTTTGCACTTTTTATCATGCATTCTCAAAACGCTAAATTGTTACGATTTCTCAATTCCTTGTTTTAATCTCGTGACCTGGGTTTGTCGATTTTCTTGAAAAACCCCCTGCTACCTGTTAAAAGTATTTCATGGCTGATTTTTTAAGGCTTGATGTCCGGAGTTTTTTGCCGCCGGA
This genomic window contains:
- a CDS encoding PilZ domain-containing protein; protein product: MNSEKERRKYERIPTFLPITYSDGKKFFKEYAHDVSLSGLLIKSIDPCEIGMPLDMAIDAHVPIKAKGRVAWVKKDDYLYRIGVQLKGMDVYTAADWANFLNRVPKSTAH
- the hemC gene encoding hydroxymethylbilane synthase, whose translation is MPFDLKNIRIGTRGSALAMTQSTWVKNEIEARLPDSRVSLVKITTQGDKILDVPLAKVGGKGLFVKEIEEALLRGEIDLAVHSMKDVPTDLPDELHIGITTKREDPRDVLITQGGEKLDGLPLKARIGTSSLRRSAQLLAHRGDFEIISLRGNLDTRIRKLKTESLHAVIVAAAGINRMGIKDVITEYLPVEIMLPAIGQGALGIELRREDKDLLEAISFLNHIETAITVRAERAYLKRLEGGCQVPIGAFGEILDGRLSLRGIVADPSGVRFFKKDMIGSLSDPEGLGTVLAEDILDMGARQVLEEVYKRTLN
- the cobA gene encoding uroporphyrinogen-III C-methyltransferase, coding for MSCTQMKKSGKVFLVGAGPGDPGLITVKAREVLGEAEVVIYDYLASKRHLDYVPEEAERIYVGKKGGCHTMAQGDINQLIVERAREGKRVVRLKGGDPFIFGRGGEEAEELFEAGVPFEVIPGVTSGIAAAAYAGIPLTHRRYTTNVAFITGHEDPTKEGSGIAWDKIATGIGTLVFFMGVKNLSHIVENLVANGRSPETPCAVIRWGTTLKQETVVGRLLDIVQLVKEKGLKPPAITVVGEVVGLRESLSWFENKPLFGRRIVVTRTREQASDLVRRLEELGAACEEFPTIRIVPPDSWEPLDKAIKDIKEFDWVIFTSVNGVKNFLLRLKATGGDLRSLSACKVAAIGPRTAEMLEDLYLKLDFVPSEYRAEGIIEGLKALGIAGKKVLIPRAEVAREILPEKLAEAGAKVKVVPAYKTVKPEAEEAEALVKLLKAGEIDMATFTSSSTVSNFVEMLGSDRIVSLLEGVDIACIGPVTAETAQKFGIQTQVMPQEYTIDSMVQSIEAFYRDKHR